In Candidatus Epulonipiscium viviparus, one DNA window encodes the following:
- the recR gene encoding recombination mediator RecR — protein MLSLIGELSKLPGIGTKSASRLAFYIISMPKDKVDQLAKAIVEAKENIRYCEKCCTVTDDVLCPICKDDRREKNLIMVVEDSRDMAAYEKTGEYRGVYHILNGAISPLMGVGPNDIKVKELLSRIKNEKIDEIILATNPNIEGEATAMYISKLTKPLGVKTTRIAHGVPVGGDLEYVDEVTLSRALQGRMEI, from the coding sequence ATGCTTTCGCTAATTGGAGAGTTATCTAAGCTTCCGGGGATTGGTACAAAGTCTGCAAGTAGGCTGGCATTTTATATAATTTCTATGCCAAAAGATAAAGTAGATCAGTTGGCAAAAGCAATTGTAGAAGCAAAGGAAAATATTCGTTATTGTGAAAAATGCTGTACCGTGACTGATGATGTATTGTGTCCTATTTGTAAAGATGATAGACGAGAAAAGAATCTTATTATGGTAGTAGAGGATTCACGAGATATGGCTGCCTATGAAAAAACAGGTGAATATCGAGGCGTATACCACATATTAAACGGAGCAATTTCACCACTTATGGGAGTTGGACCAAATGATATAAAGGTTAAGGAACTGTTAAGTAGAATAAAAAACGAGAAAATAGACGAGATAATATTAGCAACTAACCCAAATATAGAAGGTGAAGCAACAGCAATGTATATTAGTAAGCTCACTAAACCACTTGGAGTGAAAACTACTAGGATAGCACATGGGGTTCCAGTTGGAGGAGATTTGGAGTATGTAGATGAAGTAACGTTATCACGTGCCTTACAGGGTAGAATGGAAATTTAG
- a CDS encoding YbaB/EbfC family nucleoid-associated protein — protein MSKQNFGMPNMGQLMKQAQKMQKQMEEAQEKLADLTVTATVGGGIVEVVASANKEIRNVKIKEEAVDPDDIETLEDLVMTAVNEALRQAEELSQKEMAKITGGNLPPGMGGLF, from the coding sequence ATGTCAAAACAAAATTTTGGAATGCCTAATATGGGGCAACTGATGAAGCAAGCACAAAAGATGCAAAAGCAGATGGAAGAAGCACAAGAAAAATTGGCGGATCTGACTGTAACCGCAACAGTGGGAGGGGGCATCGTAGAAGTTGTAGCGAGCGCTAATAAAGAAATAAGAAATGTGAAAATCAAGGAAGAGGCAGTAGATCCAGATGATATTGAAACTTTAGAAGATCTAGTTATGACGGCTGTTAATGAGGCGCTTAGACAAGCGGAAGAATTATCTCAAAAAGAAATGGCTAAAATTACTGGTGGAAATCTGCCTCCAGGAATGGGAGGATTGTTTTAG